The following proteins are encoded in a genomic region of Bacillus sp. FJAT-22090:
- a CDS encoding GyrI-like domain-containing protein, with amino-acid sequence MANYTLEEKDSFIVLGLGTELTSDYTDYAGINKEKSDFWQSVKQDGRLDTLKALATNEYIFVVNEAVNNKMMHYAGVMTEGTLPEATRVIQFPKGEYLVVKGEANTDEELSNKLTGIAFGEALPEANNVAYVGGPNTAVVMGQRNGLVFGEMWIPVVRK; translated from the coding sequence ATGGCAAATTATACTTTAGAAGAAAAAGACAGCTTTATCGTTTTAGGTTTGGGAACTGAGCTTACGAGCGATTACACAGACTATGCTGGCATAAACAAGGAAAAGTCAGACTTTTGGCAGTCAGTCAAACAAGATGGACGGCTTGACACGTTAAAAGCCCTAGCCACAAATGAATACATTTTCGTCGTTAACGAAGCCGTGAATAACAAGATGATGCATTATGCTGGTGTCATGACAGAGGGAACATTACCTGAAGCAACTAGAGTTATCCAATTTCCTAAGGGAGAATACCTCGTTGTTAAAGGGGAAGCGAATACAGATGAAGAGTTGAGTAACAAACTTACTGGCATTGCCTTTGGAGAAGCCTTGCCAGAAGCAAATAATGTTGCCTATGTTGGTGGCCCAAATACAGCTGTTGTGATGGGGCAGCGAAACGGCTTAGTATTTGGTGAAATGTGGATTCCTGTTGTTAGGAAATAA
- a CDS encoding DoxX family protein, which produces MSKVIGAETTAKLETQLNGNLIAYWSVTLLLAGSITLSGIGQLMQLGGNIELVTNIGYPLYITNILGTWKILGVIAIVVPRFPRLKEWAHAGLFFLMTGAALSHAFANDYGEYGFHVILPLSYAALNIASWALRPKSRKL; this is translated from the coding sequence ATGAGTAAGGTTATTGGTGCGGAAACAACCGCGAAGTTAGAAACCCAGCTCAATGGAAATTTGATTGCATATTGGTCAGTCACATTACTACTCGCAGGATCGATTACGTTAAGTGGTATCGGGCAACTGATGCAATTGGGGGGAAACATTGAGTTAGTGACGAATATTGGTTACCCATTATACATCACGAATATTCTTGGGACTTGGAAAATACTTGGAGTCATCGCTATCGTCGTGCCACGCTTTCCTAGACTTAAAGAATGGGCTCACGCTGGTCTCTTCTTTTTAATGACTGGTGCGGCTTTGTCTCATGCGTTTGCTAACGATTATGGTGAATACGGGTTTCATGTTATCCTTCCTCTTTCATACGCTGCACTCAATATCGCTTCATGGGCGCTGCGTCCGAAGAGCCGCAAACTATAA
- a CDS encoding CxxH/CxxC protein, which yields MRIFSCETHINQALDMFVAEQKTFPMLEQLADEEKLSTKCTYCDVAAVYIVADEK from the coding sequence TTGAGAATATTCAGTTGCGAAACGCATATAAATCAAGCTTTAGATATGTTTGTAGCAGAACAAAAAACCTTCCCTATGTTAGAACAATTAGCGGATGAAGAAAAGTTATCCACAAAATGCACATACTGTGATGTCGCAGCAGTATATATTGTAGCTGATGAAAAATAG
- a CDS encoding methylated-DNA--[protein]-cysteine S-methyltransferase codes for MTKKYRLDYESPIGIIEIIGTREVINSILFSEEDNKENSLQAETPPLLTECYNQLDEYFRGLRQEFTFPYQFEGTDFQKTVWNDLTKISYANAVSYKDIAISIGNEKAIRAVGRANGKNKLSIVIPCHRIIGSTGKLTGYAGGLWRKEWLLKHEKSIRSIKP; via the coding sequence ATGACGAAAAAATATAGATTAGACTATGAATCACCGATTGGCATAATAGAAATAATTGGTACTCGTGAAGTTATCAATTCTATACTGTTTTCTGAAGAGGATAATAAAGAGAATTCATTACAAGCTGAAACCCCTCCGCTTTTAACAGAATGCTACAACCAACTTGACGAATATTTTAGGGGACTTCGCCAAGAATTTACATTCCCATATCAATTTGAAGGGACTGACTTTCAAAAAACAGTATGGAACGATTTAACAAAAATATCTTACGCTAATGCGGTATCTTATAAGGATATAGCTATTTCCATCGGAAATGAAAAGGCAATCAGAGCAGTAGGGAGGGCAAATGGGAAAAACAAGTTAAGCATTGTCATTCCTTGTCATCGAATTATCGGTTCTACAGGAAAATTAACAGGTTATGCAGGTGGTCTATGGAGAAAGGAATGGCTGCTTAAGCATGAAAAATCTATTAGAAGTATCAAGCCTTAA
- a CDS encoding S1C family serine protease, whose amino-acid sequence MDEYNPYEPEKPEEPKKEKKRGLAGYFFSALAGVMVGALLVWFLIPSVVTNLPSNNEIKSNNTTQETKQLSVDVTTDVTGAVEKASGAVVGITNIQSVTDFWSNSQSTQEAGTGSGVIYKKAGGKAYVITNHHVVEGAKSLEVTLVDGTKVDAKLVGSDIWSDLAVLEMDDAGVDAVIEFGNSDTLKQGETVIAIGNPLGLDFYGSVTTGVVSGKDRAIPVDLNGDQVVDWQAEVLQTDAAINPGNSGGALINLAGQLVGINSMKISESTIEGIGLAIPVNTAIPIIEDLEQNGKVNRPSMGITLLDLTNVPAFHQKETLKLPAEVTTGVVVDEVVPNSPAEKAGMETYDVIVEMDGKKVEDTIDLRKHLYNEKEIGEDLKVKVYRQGKVVELTLKLVETDAL is encoded by the coding sequence ATGGACGAATACAATCCATATGAACCAGAAAAACCAGAAGAACCAAAGAAGGAAAAGAAAAGAGGTCTAGCTGGTTATTTTTTTAGTGCGTTGGCAGGTGTTATGGTTGGTGCATTGCTCGTTTGGTTTTTAATACCTTCAGTTGTAACGAACCTACCATCAAATAATGAAATCAAATCAAACAATACAACACAGGAAACCAAACAGCTTTCTGTTGATGTGACAACAGACGTTACAGGGGCGGTTGAAAAGGCCTCTGGTGCCGTAGTGGGTATTACTAATATTCAGTCGGTTACTGATTTTTGGAGTAACTCTCAATCTACACAAGAAGCTGGAACAGGTTCTGGAGTTATATATAAAAAAGCTGGTGGAAAAGCTTACGTTATAACAAATCATCACGTTGTAGAAGGAGCAAAATCCCTAGAAGTAACATTAGTGGACGGAACAAAAGTGGATGCCAAACTTGTAGGAAGCGATATATGGAGTGATTTAGCAGTTCTTGAAATGGATGACGCTGGAGTAGATGCAGTGATTGAATTTGGGAACTCAGATACACTTAAACAAGGAGAAACAGTGATTGCTATTGGTAACCCTCTTGGTTTAGATTTTTATGGATCGGTTACAACAGGTGTTGTATCTGGTAAAGATCGTGCGATTCCAGTTGATTTGAATGGAGACCAAGTGGTAGATTGGCAAGCAGAGGTTTTACAAACAGATGCTGCTATCAACCCTGGTAACAGTGGAGGAGCTTTAATCAATTTAGCAGGTCAACTTGTAGGCATAAACTCGATGAAGATTTCTGAATCAACTATAGAAGGGATTGGACTTGCAATTCCTGTTAACACTGCAATACCAATTATTGAAGATTTAGAGCAAAACGGAAAAGTAAATCGTCCTTCTATGGGTATTACTCTTTTAGACTTAACCAATGTACCTGCATTCCATCAAAAAGAAACATTGAAATTACCTGCTGAAGTAACTACAGGGGTAGTAGTCGATGAAGTAGTTCCTAATTCGCCAGCAGAAAAAGCAGGAATGGAGACGTATGATGTCATTGTTGAAATGGATGGAAAGAAAGTAGAAGATACGATCGATTTACGAAAACATTTATACAATGAAAAAGAAATTGGAGAAGACTTAAAAGTTAAAGTATATCGCCAAGGAAAAGTAGTGGAGCTTACATTGAAATTAGTCGAAACAGATGCATTATAA
- a CDS encoding two-component system regulatory protein YycI — protein MDWNKTKTIFIIVFSILNVFLFSLYLNRYNEALDLEVMSDAPIEDRLFQDNITVPKMDVDIKEASYVSGNTHNFILEELEELPNQTIVIDGSKLTSTFNKAIPITEENTVEKIVRENVLRGDSYSLWKKDEENQSATFFQKVNNRFVYYNKNATLVVYWNDQQEVVRYEQTILDNLEDYNEDRILMGSMQAIKVLYNHGHLKPDSVVKDIKLGYSQLIELTETQVFLPTWHILVELADGTKEDYFVNAIEGSIVEIQKDPEQAVDK, from the coding sequence ATGGATTGGAATAAAACAAAAACTATTTTTATCATCGTGTTTTCCATACTAAATGTATTTTTATTTTCCCTTTATTTAAATAGATACAATGAGGCATTGGATTTAGAAGTAATGAGTGATGCACCTATCGAGGATAGACTTTTTCAAGATAATATTACGGTTCCAAAAATGGATGTAGATATAAAAGAAGCTTCTTACGTTTCGGGAAATACGCATAATTTCATTTTAGAAGAATTAGAAGAGTTACCAAATCAGACAATTGTAATAGATGGTTCTAAACTAACGAGCACGTTTAATAAAGCCATTCCGATCACGGAAGAAAACACAGTTGAAAAGATAGTTCGTGAAAATGTATTACGTGGAGACTCGTACAGTCTATGGAAAAAAGATGAGGAAAACCAATCAGCAACCTTCTTTCAAAAAGTAAATAATCGATTTGTTTACTACAATAAAAATGCGACTTTAGTTGTTTATTGGAATGATCAGCAAGAGGTAGTTCGATATGAACAAACAATATTGGATAATTTAGAGGATTATAATGAAGACAGGATCTTAATGGGTTCTATGCAAGCGATTAAAGTATTATATAATCATGGTCACTTAAAACCTGACTCTGTAGTAAAGGATATTAAATTAGGTTATTCACAACTAATAGAACTAACCGAAACACAAGTATTTTTACCTACTTGGCATATTTTAGTTGAGCTTGCAGATGGAACGAAGGAAGATTATTTTGTAAACGCCATCGAGGGAAGTATTGTTGAAATCCAAAAAGATCCAGAACAAGCTGTTGACAAGTAA
- a CDS encoding YycH family regulatory protein, whose product MGLKYIEQVKSVILLLLILLSLTLTFTIWTFSPPYEANETPVVDIAIADKKKMEEIIKPYRLLYSHDENLTGSTSPLILDKVFSSMKSWELQTIEPLKNKVSIQQINEFIRTPNRLTFFYPAEVPIKTFSNILSFNDRDLPNASFNRLIIDWNKTSEDEVRLYFVNTIKPKVYTTYVDKVDRETFSAHIYKQSINLSPYNEIERPGKLSLYASNIPENVMGFTYFLEEIPPEKFKNALFSNPSLVRSNPLGTSGQEFSDDNALMNVKFMSKELGYVHPSSESDKAGNPADIIQYTVNFVNEHNGWTDDYRFSRINPATLQVSYQLYMYGMPVFSKDMSTEISQLWGEDRIYRYNRPYYTLNESARFKTREVPLSSGQATYDLISTISNINMSSVDEILIGYNLTRDDEQPLLNLEPSWYYLINGQWNRVSPELLGGGKYGLE is encoded by the coding sequence GTGGGATTGAAGTATATTGAACAAGTAAAATCAGTTATTTTACTATTACTCATCCTATTAAGTCTTACTTTGACCTTTACTATATGGACTTTTTCTCCACCATACGAAGCAAACGAAACACCTGTAGTAGATATTGCGATTGCGGATAAAAAGAAAATGGAAGAAATAATTAAACCATATCGTCTTTTATATAGTCATGATGAAAATTTGACAGGCTCTACATCTCCACTTATCCTTGACAAAGTATTTAGTTCTATGAAATCGTGGGAACTACAAACGATAGAGCCTTTAAAGAACAAAGTAAGCATTCAACAAATTAACGAATTCATTCGGACACCAAATCGATTGACCTTCTTTTACCCTGCAGAGGTGCCGATTAAGACATTTAGTAACATATTGTCTTTTAATGATCGGGATTTACCGAACGCCTCGTTCAATCGTTTAATAATAGACTGGAATAAAACTTCAGAGGATGAAGTCCGTTTATATTTTGTAAATACAATAAAACCAAAAGTTTATACAACGTACGTTGATAAAGTGGATAGAGAAACATTTTCAGCACATATTTATAAACAGTCAATCAACCTATCGCCATATAATGAAATAGAAAGACCTGGTAAACTTTCGCTCTATGCTTCTAATATTCCAGAGAATGTAATGGGTTTTACGTATTTTTTAGAAGAAATACCACCAGAAAAGTTTAAAAATGCCCTTTTCTCCAATCCAAGTCTTGTTCGAAGTAATCCATTAGGAACTAGTGGACAGGAATTCTCTGATGATAATGCCTTGATGAATGTTAAGTTTATGTCAAAAGAATTGGGCTATGTCCATCCGTCCTCTGAGAGTGATAAAGCAGGTAATCCGGCAGATATCATTCAGTATACTGTAAATTTTGTTAATGAGCATAATGGGTGGACAGACGATTATCGATTCAGTCGCATCAATCCAGCTACATTACAAGTTAGTTATCAACTTTACATGTATGGAATGCCTGTTTTTAGTAAAGACATGTCAACAGAGATCTCACAATTATGGGGCGAGGACCGTATTTATCGATATAATAGACCATATTATACATTGAACGAATCTGCCCGGTTTAAAACAAGAGAAGTACCATTATCATCTGGACAAGCTACTTATGATCTGATTTCTACCATTTCTAATATAAACATGTCCTCAGTGGATGAGATTTTGATTGGTTACAATTTGACTCGGGACGACGAACAACCATTACTTAATCTAGAACCTTCATGGTACTATTTGATAAATGGACAATGGAATCGAGTATCCCCAGAATTACTGGGAGGTGGCAAGTATGGATTGGAATAA
- a CDS encoding helix-turn-helix transcriptional regulator, translating to MKKVERINIIMRYINNRSHFTISEIMQEFNISRSTAIRDIREIEAMGMPLVAEVGRDGGYFVMNNSVLPTVRFTDNEIKALFIAFMATRNQQLPYLKSRQSLAEKLLGLISENQQDDLVLLNQILLFEGTNPNNPDLLDLSDLPHPILEKLIQILLLDRYLLITIEEEKIVKTYPIYLLHLYREKSLWLIEGFDLKEENRGIFPVDNLTNVEPYPTKKRLSKKNILEKLSKQEEVINLVLELGPKAIAQFKKYHPLKVSISYTNPYQTTAILKTFINVNNSGELTEITNWLLFLGEDIKVREVPEEVLEGLHERVCLFCP from the coding sequence ATGAAAAAAGTTGAACGGATTAATATCATCATGCGGTATATCAACAACCGATCCCACTTTACAATTTCTGAGATCATGCAAGAATTTAACATCTCTCGTTCAACCGCTATTAGAGATATCAGAGAAATTGAAGCCATGGGGATGCCCCTTGTTGCTGAAGTTGGAAGGGATGGGGGCTATTTTGTCATGAACAATTCTGTCCTGCCCACTGTCCGCTTCACCGATAATGAGATTAAAGCTCTCTTTATTGCCTTTATGGCCACAAGAAATCAACAACTCCCTTATCTAAAGAGCCGTCAGTCTTTAGCTGAAAAATTACTAGGCCTCATTTCAGAAAACCAGCAAGATGACCTCGTTCTTTTAAATCAAATCTTGCTTTTTGAAGGAACTAACCCTAATAATCCCGACCTACTTGATCTGTCAGACCTCCCCCATCCTATTTTAGAAAAACTTATCCAAATCCTTCTTTTGGATCGCTATTTATTGATTACTATCGAAGAAGAGAAGATAGTAAAGACTTATCCAATTTATCTCTTGCACCTTTATCGTGAAAAAAGCCTTTGGCTGATTGAAGGATTTGACTTAAAAGAAGAGAATAGGGGGATTTTTCCTGTCGACAATCTCACCAATGTCGAGCCATACCCTACGAAAAAAAGATTAAGTAAGAAAAATATTTTAGAAAAACTAAGTAAGCAGGAAGAAGTAATCAACCTTGTCCTTGAACTTGGTCCAAAGGCAATTGCCCAGTTCAAAAAATACCATCCTTTAAAAGTTTCAATTTCCTATACAAATCCTTACCAAACCACAGCCATTCTAAAGACTTTTATCAATGTTAATAATTCAGGAGAATTGACCGAAATAACAAATTGGCTGCTTTTCCTAGGCGAGGATATCAAGGTCAGGGAAGTGCCAGAAGAAGTCTTAGAAGGTTTACATGAGAGAGTATGTTTATTCTGCCCTTAA
- a CDS encoding MBL fold metallo-hydrolase, whose translation MRFSVLASGSSGNAIYVENEEHSFLVDVGLSGKKMEQLFSEIDRDIKKLSGIFITHEHSDHIKGLGVVARKYGVPIYANEKTWSAMDSLIGNVPVDQRFQFDMETVKTFGTIDIQSFAVSHDAADPMFYVFHENNRKLVLITDTGYVSDRMKGHIKGADSFVFESNHDVSMLQMGRYPWSVKRRILSDVGHVSNEDAAVAMSEVVDFKNTNIYLSHLSKDNNMKDLARMSVAQTLQSCGIVAGEYVHLHDTDANKPTELVLV comes from the coding sequence ATGAGATTTAGTGTATTGGCAAGTGGTAGTAGTGGAAATGCAATTTATGTGGAAAATGAAGAGCATTCCTTTTTAGTAGATGTAGGACTAAGTGGAAAGAAGATGGAACAACTATTTAGTGAAATAGATCGGGATATAAAAAAACTCTCTGGTATTTTTATTACACATGAGCACAGTGATCATATTAAAGGATTAGGTGTAGTTGCAAGAAAATACGGTGTACCTATTTATGCAAATGAAAAAACATGGTCTGCAATGGATTCTCTCATAGGAAATGTACCAGTAGATCAACGATTCCAATTTGACATGGAAACGGTAAAAACATTTGGCACAATTGATATTCAGTCTTTTGCTGTATCACATGATGCAGCAGATCCGATGTTTTACGTTTTCCATGAAAATAATCGAAAGCTTGTATTAATTACAGATACCGGCTATGTAAGTGATCGGATGAAGGGACATATCAAAGGAGCAGACTCCTTCGTTTTTGAAAGCAACCATGATGTAAGCATGCTTCAGATGGGACGCTATCCTTGGTCGGTTAAGCGAAGAATCTTAAGTGATGTTGGACATGTTTCAAATGAAGATGCTGCTGTTGCTATGAGCGAAGTAGTGGATTTCAAAAATACCAATATTTATTTATCCCATTTAAGCAAAGATAATAATATGAAGGACCTTGCTCGTATGAGTGTGGCACAAACGCTTCAATCTTGTGGAATTGTTGCGGGTGAATATGTACATTTACATGATACCGATGCCAATAAGCCTACTGAGTTAGTCCTAGTATAA
- the walK gene encoding cell wall metabolism sensor histidine kinase WalK, giving the protein MQKVGYFKSIHVKVVLIYILLIIIAMQIIGLYFVKELEETLKDNFQESIKDRVSLLVFSTREEIIKVRNEEEDASIEQSLRSILYGLNSNDIKEVRVIDARYQILATSDINNQSIVGQRSLDELVRFSITSATPFDNISLDPESKERIWILATPIVDKGEVIGSLYIESNIENVFGQMNEINQILAGGTAVALVITIVLGILIAQTITRPISDMRRQAQAMAKGNFSRKVRVYGNDEIGQLAIAFNHLTNRLQEAQSTTEAERRKLASVLTNMTDGVIATDRKGRIILINDPALRLLRIPREMVLNRPIISVLGIDASEQSFEDLIYSKESITLDFSTYERPFILRVNFSVIQKETGFVNGLIAVLHDNTEQEKIDMERREFVANVSHELRTPLTTMSSYLEALADGAWKDEEIAPSFLQVTQTETQRMIRLVNDLLQLSKMDSRDYDLNRDIVNFNQFFNRIIDRFELSKSQNVTFHRMLPETPYYVDIDTDKLTQVIDNIISNALKYSPDGGNIRFGIAVKDQVLKVMISDDGMGIPSDNVDRIFDRFYRVDRARARSMGGTGLGLAIAREMIEAHGGKIWAESEEGHGTTVFFTLDLVIDEEGEWD; this is encoded by the coding sequence AACGTTAAAAGATAACTTTCAAGAATCGATTAAAGATCGTGTAAGTCTTCTAGTATTTAGTACAAGAGAAGAAATCATAAAAGTTAGAAATGAAGAAGAAGACGCATCCATAGAACAAAGTTTGCGTTCTATTTTGTATGGACTTAATTCGAATGATATAAAAGAAGTTCGAGTGATCGATGCAAGATATCAAATTCTTGCAACATCTGATATTAACAATCAATCAATCGTAGGGCAAAGATCATTGGATGAACTCGTTAGATTTTCCATAACTTCTGCAACACCTTTTGATAATATTTCCCTTGATCCGGAATCCAAAGAGAGAATTTGGATACTAGCTACTCCTATTGTCGATAAAGGAGAAGTAATTGGTTCTCTATATATAGAATCAAATATTGAAAATGTATTTGGTCAAATGAATGAGATTAACCAAATTCTCGCAGGTGGAACTGCTGTTGCATTAGTGATCACAATTGTGCTTGGGATATTAATAGCACAAACTATTACACGACCTATTTCAGACATGCGAAGACAGGCACAGGCAATGGCAAAAGGAAACTTTTCAAGAAAAGTACGTGTATATGGCAATGACGAAATTGGTCAGCTTGCTATTGCTTTTAATCATTTAACAAACCGATTACAAGAAGCACAGTCAACAACAGAAGCCGAAAGAAGAAAGCTTGCTTCGGTTCTTACCAATATGACAGATGGGGTTATTGCAACTGATCGTAAAGGGAGAATCATTTTAATTAATGATCCAGCACTTAGATTATTACGAATACCGAGAGAAATGGTATTAAACCGTCCTATTATTTCTGTGTTAGGAATTGACGCATCAGAACAGTCATTTGAAGATTTGATATATTCGAAGGAATCTATAACTTTGGATTTTAGCACATATGAACGACCTTTTATATTACGTGTAAACTTCTCAGTTATACAAAAAGAAACTGGTTTTGTAAATGGATTAATTGCAGTTCTTCATGATAATACCGAACAAGAGAAAATCGATATGGAGCGCAGAGAATTTGTAGCGAATGTATCACATGAGCTACGCACTCCACTCACAACAATGAGTAGTTATTTGGAAGCATTGGCTGATGGTGCTTGGAAAGATGAAGAGATTGCCCCATCCTTTCTACAAGTAACTCAAACTGAAACACAACGAATGATTCGATTAGTAAATGATTTACTTCAATTGTCCAAAATGGATAGTAGAGATTATGATTTAAATCGAGATATTGTGAATTTCAACCAGTTTTTTAATCGTATTATAGATCGGTTTGAATTATCAAAATCTCAAAATGTAACGTTTCATCGAATGCTTCCCGAAACACCTTACTATGTTGACATTGATACCGACAAACTTACACAAGTAATTGATAATATTATTTCTAATGCATTGAAATACTCCCCAGATGGTGGCAATATTCGCTTTGGAATAGCTGTGAAGGACCAAGTACTGAAAGTAATGATATCGGATGATGGTATGGGTATACCTTCTGATAATGTTGATCGTATTTTTGATCGTTTTTACCGAGTTGACCGTGCAAGAGCACGATCGATGGGTGGGACTGGACTAGGTTTAGCAATTGCCCGGGAAATGATTGAAGCTCATGGCGGAAAAATTTGGGCTGAAAGCGAAGAAGGACATGGAACGACTGTCTTTTTTACACTTGATCTTGTAATAGATGAGGAAGGTGAGTGGGATTGA
- a CDS encoding LURP-one-related/scramblase family protein has product MKQLYIKQKVFSLSGKFTVKDQQEKDVYYVEGSFMQIPKTFSIMNTTRDEVALITKKVFSFLPKFFVEVNGREVLTIKKEFSFFKARYTIDAADIEVHGNWWDMDFQVLQHGVVIGKVNKEWFTWGDSYKVQILNEEMEAIIIAFVVAIDCVKADQAAASSAAAT; this is encoded by the coding sequence ATGAAGCAACTTTATATAAAGCAGAAGGTATTCAGTCTAAGTGGCAAATTTACGGTAAAAGATCAGCAGGAGAAGGATGTCTATTACGTGGAGGGCAGTTTTATGCAGATTCCAAAGACTTTCTCCATTATGAATACAACAAGAGATGAAGTCGCGCTTATTACGAAAAAGGTGTTTAGCTTTTTACCTAAGTTTTTTGTTGAGGTGAATGGTCGAGAGGTGTTAACGATTAAGAAGGAGTTTTCTTTCTTTAAAGCACGCTATACGATTGATGCTGCAGACATTGAGGTACACGGTAACTGGTGGGATATGGATTTTCAGGTTTTACAGCATGGTGTAGTCATAGGTAAAGTGAACAAGGAGTGGTTCACTTGGGGTGATAGCTACAAGGTTCAAATATTAAATGAGGAGATGGAGGCTATCATTATTGCGTTCGTTGTCGCAATTGATTGTGTGAAAGCTGACCAAGCAGCTGCATCCTCAGCAGCGGCGACCTAA
- a CDS encoding isocitrate lyase/PEP mutase family protein, translating to MNKIQEFKEMHFSNDILFLGNAWDLLSALTLEKAGFKAIGTTSWGIANSLGFSDGELIDFDRHLGILKTIVENVKIPVSADIEAGYSEDTNMIIDNVLRTADVGVVGINIEDSLKKSIGLREVSAHGHLLEKIRIALDQNGYKDFYINARTDTYFQLQNPIIETIERGKAYVESGVSGIFVPGLKEHDEIKEITMNVNAPLNVLSLPGLTNCNKLKELGVRRFSFGNALSDKVNAYLEKNADELLAYMDTSHLYEN from the coding sequence ATGAACAAGATTCAGGAATTCAAAGAGATGCATTTTTCAAATGATATATTATTTCTAGGCAACGCTTGGGATTTACTTTCAGCCTTAACACTTGAAAAAGCAGGATTCAAAGCCATAGGAACAACCAGTTGGGGTATTGCAAACTCACTAGGATTTTCAGATGGAGAATTAATTGATTTTGATAGACATCTAGGAATCCTCAAAACCATAGTAGAGAATGTGAAAATTCCTGTTTCAGCCGATATTGAGGCTGGGTATAGCGAAGACACTAACATGATTATTGATAATGTTTTAAGGACGGCCGATGTGGGGGTAGTGGGTATCAATATTGAAGATTCATTGAAAAAATCAATTGGCTTAAGAGAGGTTTCAGCGCACGGTCACCTTCTGGAGAAAATAAGGATAGCATTGGACCAGAATGGTTATAAAGATTTTTATATTAACGCTAGAACAGATACTTATTTTCAATTGCAAAATCCTATAATAGAAACAATCGAACGAGGGAAGGCATATGTTGAGAGTGGCGTTAGTGGGATTTTTGTTCCTGGCTTGAAAGAGCATGACGAGATCAAAGAAATCACCATGAATGTAAATGCTCCACTAAATGTATTATCTTTACCTGGACTAACAAATTGTAATAAGCTTAAAGAATTAGGCGTGAGGAGATTTAGTTTTGGGAATGCCCTATCTGATAAAGTAAACGCTTATTTAGAAAAGAATGCGGATGAATTACTAGCGTATATGGATACTTCTCATTTGTATGAGAACTAG
- the rlmH gene encoding 23S rRNA (pseudouridine(1915)-N(3))-methyltransferase RlmH — MNIQIISVGKLKEKYLKLGIDEYTKRLSSYAKIDLVEVPDEKAPENLSDADMRIVKKKEGERILAKIGADTYVIALAIDGKMKSSEQLASDLESLMTYGKSKIAFVIGGSLGLHEEVLKRADEKLSFGKMTLPHQLMKLVLVEQIYRAFRIIKGEPYHK; from the coding sequence GTGAATATACAAATTATCTCGGTCGGAAAATTAAAGGAAAAATATTTGAAATTAGGAATTGACGAATACACAAAAAGACTAAGCAGTTACGCAAAAATAGATTTGGTGGAAGTGCCCGATGAAAAAGCGCCAGAAAACTTAAGTGATGCCGACATGAGAATTGTAAAGAAAAAAGAAGGAGAACGTATTTTAGCGAAAATCGGAGCAGATACATACGTCATTGCACTTGCTATCGACGGTAAAATGAAATCCTCCGAGCAGCTTGCAAGTGACCTGGAATCACTCATGACATATGGAAAAAGTAAAATTGCCTTTGTTATTGGCGGATCTCTCGGTCTACATGAGGAAGTATTGAAAAGAGCAGATGAAAAGTTGTCATTTGGGAAGATGACATTACCGCATCAGTTAATGAAGCTTGTGCTCGTGGAGCAGATTTATAGAGCGTTTCGGATTATTAAGGGAGAACCGTATCATAAGTGA